The following are encoded together in the Macadamia integrifolia cultivar HAES 741 chromosome 10, SCU_Mint_v3, whole genome shotgun sequence genome:
- the LOC122091039 gene encoding uncharacterized protein YwkD-like, with translation MAAAEGVCLHHIARETSDLKRLAKFYQEILGFEVIESPKFSEFEVVWLRLPPAFSLHLIERNPESRLPEGPYSTPEPIANPKNLPRGHHICFAVSNFDSFVQTLKEKGVEVFQKTQPDGKTKQVFFFDPDGNGLEVGSWEAPKM, from the exons atgGCAGCAGCGGAAGGAGTATGTCTTCATCATATAGCTAGGGAAACATCAGACCTGAAACGCCTAGCTAAATTCTATCAGGAG ATCTTAGgatttgaggtgattgaaaGCCCTAAATTTAGTGAGTTTGAGGTGGTTTGGCTGAGGCTTCCCCCTGCTTTCTCTCTGCATCTCATCGAGAGGAACCCAGAATCAAGGCTCCCAGAAGGACCTTATAGCACCCCAGAGCCGATCGCTAACCCCAAAAATCTCCCAAGAGGGCATCATATCTGTTTTGCCGTCTCCAACTTTGATTCCTTCGTTCAAACCCTCAAG GAAAAAGGAGTTGAAGTCTTTCAGAAGACCCAGCCAGATGGGAAAACAAAGCAAGTATTCTTTTTTGATCCGGATG GTAATGGTTTGGAAGTTGGAAGCTGGGAAGCTCCAAAAATGTGA
- the LOC122090546 gene encoding uncharacterized protein YwkD-like, which yields MAAAEGACLHHIARETLDVKRLAKFYQEILGFEVIKSPNLGQYEVIWLSLPPVFSMHIIQRNPETKLPQGPWSSSAAVADPKKLPRGHHISFAVSNYDSFVQTLKEKGIEVHEQTQPNGKTKQVFFFDPDGNGLEVANWLPPQK from the exons atggCAGCAGCAGAAGGAGCATGTCTTCATCATATTGCCAGGGAAACATTAGATGTAAAACGCCTGGCTAAGTTCTATCAGGAG ATCTTAGGATTTGAGGTGATAAAAAGCCCTAACTTGGGACAGTATGAGGTGATCTGGCTGAGTCTTCCTCCTGTTTTCTCTATGCACATAATACAGAGGAACCCAGAGACGAAGCTCCCACAAGGACCTTGGAGCTCCTCGGCGGCGGTCGCTGACCCTAAAAAACTGCCAAGAGGGCATCATATTTCTTTTGCTGTCTCCAACTATGATTCCTTTGTTCAAACACTCAAG GAAAAAGGAATTGAAGTCCATGAACAGACCCAGCCCAACGGGAAAACAAAGCAAGTGTTCTTTTTTGACCCGGATG GTAATGGCCTGGAAGTTGCAAACTGGTTGCCGCCACAAAAATGA